The genomic DNA CAGACCGACCAGAAGGTCGGCGGTACGTACCGACCGAAGGTCGGCGATACGCCAGAAACCCATCTTCTAAAAGTGACGTATAATTAGCGGTGCAAACCTTCAGATTGTCGGGATGGGAAGAAGCAATGCCATCGTTTTTCTTTCAAGGTGTGCTCAAGCGACCTGAGACGGTCGGAAAGTGGACGTACGTCGAGATTCCCCTCGATCTGGGCGCCATCTTCGGCAAGAAGGGACAGATCACCGTGCGCGGCACTTTGAATGGCGTGCCGTTTCGCAGTAAAGCCATGCCGCACGGTGACGGCACGCATTATCTGGTGGTCAGTCATGCGACGCGCGTGGCAGCCGGTGTGGTGGTGGGAGATACGGTGCAGGTCAGCCTGGAAGCCGATCGAGAGGTGCGCCAGATCATCCCTCCAGCGGATTTTGCGCAAGCGCTCGAAGCCAACCCAATTGCGAAGGAAGCCTTCGACGCCCTGGCTTATACCTACCGCAAAGAATACGTGGAATGGATCGAGAGCGCCAAGAAAGAAGAAGACCGCAAGGCGCGCATCCAGCGCGCCATTGAGCTCCTGCTCCAAAATCTGAGCCTGAACGGCTAAGCGGGGAAAGCCTGCGTTGCGCTATTCCAGGAGCGCTTTTGCCAGCGCCAGTTGGCGCTGGACGGCTTCGGGCGCTGTGCCGCCTGTGGCACAGCGGCGACTGACGCTGCGCAAGGGATCAAAGACGGCATACAGGTCAGCTTCAAAAAGTGGACTGACAGACGTATAGACCTCGAGCGGCAAGCGATCGATCGAAACGCCCTGTTCCTCAGCCAGCCGCACTACCTTCCCGACCAGTTCATGTGCCAGGCGAAAAGGCACCCCTTTTTCAACCAGATAATCGGCTAAATCGGTAGCAAACAGAGCCGGGTCCAGGGCAGCCGCCAGGCGGTGCGGGTTGACCTGCAGGGTAGCCAGCGCGCCACCCAGCGCGGGCAACAGTTCCATCAGGGTGTCGTAGGCGCTAAACACCGGCGGCTTGTCCTCCTGGAGGTCTTTGTCGTACGTGGAAGGCAATCCCTTTAAGGTCGTGAGCAAACCACTCAGCAAGCCCACCAGTTTGGCGGCTTTGGCGCGCCCCAACTCGAACAGATCGGGGTTCTTTTTCTGCGGCATCAAGCTGGAACCGGTGGAATAGGCATCGGCTAACGTGAAGAAACCGAACTCGGCGGTGGTGAAGATCACCATGCTCTCACACAGGCGCGAGAGGTGCACGCCAATCAGGCTGGCACAGAAGAGAAACTCGGCGGCAAAATCGCGGTCAGAAACGCCGTCCAGGCTGTTGGCACAGGGGGCTTCAAACCCCAACTCGGTTGCCAGAGCCTGACGGTCGAGGGGAAACGGCGCCCCAGCCAGGGCGCCGCTGCCCAAAGGCAGGATGGCAGTACGTTTTCGCAAATCGAGCAGGCGTTCCCGATCGCGCTGCAGAGGCCAGAAATGAGCCAGCCACCAGTGGCTGAGCAGGATTGGCTGGGCACGTTGCAAATGAGTGTAGCCAGGCAGGATGAGCGAGCCAGCTTGCTCGGCCTGCTGCACCAAAACCGATTGAAAATCCCGTAAGGAAGCATCCAGGTTCGCAATGGCTGCTAAAACCCACAGGCGGAAATCGGTTGCTACCTGGTCGTTGCGGCTGCGGGCAGTATGCAGCTTGCCGGCCGTCTCGCCGATCAACTCCGCCAGACGCCGTTCAACGGCGGTATGAATATCCTCATCCCTGGGTTGGAATTGAAACGTTCCCTGGCGAAACTCAGCCAGGATGGTTTGCAAGCCAGCCTGGATTTGGGCATTCTCTTCTGGCGTGAGTAAGCCCCCTCTGCACAGAGCATTCGCCCACGCCTGACTGCCGCGCACATCTTGTTCCGCCAGGCGTTGGTCAAAACCGATCGAAGCGTTCAACTGCCAGGCAGACTTCTGCAAAGAATCGCGAAAGCGACCACCCCATAAGGTCATGGTTTGTCCTTCCTCAGTCTCGCTTGAAGCGCGAATAATCGGGTTGCGGCATATCCAGCCCGGAAACCGGCAGCCCGTTCAACGCCCGCACCTTGAGCGGCAAACCGAACAGGCGAATAAAGCCCTGAGCATCGGTCTGATTATAGACATCCTCCTGCCCAAAGGTGGCAAAATCTTCGCGGTAGAGGCTGAAGGGGCTCTTGCGTCCGGCGACCAGGATATTGCCTTTGTAAAGTTTCAAACGCACTTCACCCGTTACAGGCCCCTGGGTGTTATCCACAAAGGCATCCAGGGCTTCGCGTAAGGGTGAGAACCATTGACCATTGTACACCAACTCGGCATATTTCAGCGCCACAAGGTCTTTGAAGTGCAACGTCTCTTTATCGAGGGTGAGCGACTCTAATTCCCGATGGGCTGCCAGCAGGATGGTGCCGCCGGGCGTTTCATACACGCCGCGCGATTTCATCCCCACCAGACGGTTCTCAACCAGATCGGCGCGCCCGATGCCGTGTTTACCTCCCAGGCGGTTGAGGCGTTCGATCAACGTCGCCGGGGAGAGTTTTTCGCCGTTCAAAGAGACGGGCGTGCCACTCTCAAAGCCGATCTCAATGGTTTCGGGCTGGTCAGGGGCTTGTTGAGGTGAGACGCTGAGTTGAAACATCTCCTCTTCGGGCTCGTTCCATGGGTCTTCGAGGGGGCCGCCTTCGTGCGAGAGATGCCACAGGTTGCCATCGCGGCTGAAGATGGATTTCAACGAGGCCTTAATCGGCACGTTATGCTTCTGAGCATAGGCAATGGCATCCTCCCGCGAGCGGATGTCCCATTCCCGCCAGGGAGCAATCACTTTCAAACGCGGGTCAAGCGCCATATAGGTCAGCTCAAAACGCACCTGATCGTTGCCCTTGCCGGTTGCGCCGTGGGCGACGGCATCTGCGCCGACCTGATGGGCAACCTCCACCTGATGCTTGGCAATCAGGGGTCTGGCAATCGAGGTGCCGAGCAGATATTTGCGCTCATAGATCGCTCCGGCGCGCAGAAGGCGAAACAGATAGTCGCGGGCAAACTCTTCGCGCAGATCGCGCACAATCAATTGACTGGCACCACTCGCCAGTGCCTTGGCCTCCAACCCCTCCAGTTCCTCTCCCTGACCCACATCGGCGGTAAAACAGACCACCTCGCAGCCATAGTTTTCCTTGAGCCAGGGGACGATGACGGAAGTATCCAGGCCGCCTGAATAGGCGAGAACAACTTTTTCAACGGTGGATTTGATCATCTTGCGCTCCTTAATCGAAGGTGTAATAAAAAACGAGCCCTTTGGGAAGGAGGGCTCGTTTTAATCGAAGCTTAAGTGAAACTATTGCCTGCTCGTAACAACCAAAGCACACATCCCTTCCTTCCCTGGGCAGGGGAGGAAGCGACGACGCATGCGGGTGACCAAAGCAAAGCCAGAATTCATTAGCCCGCAGTTTACCACAGGAGGCACGCTTCGTCAATTGGAATTTAATAAAACAACCCAAATGCCCCAGCCACGAATCCTCCTAAGACGGTGCAGGCGAAGTTGACCATGTCGTTGTTCAGCCAGGCGATTCCTCGCTGCAGATGAGTTGCCTCACCGCAGGAATGGAGCGGGTGACGTTCGGTCTCCATCTGGCAGCGCGGGCAGAAATAAACCGCCTGCCAGCCTGCCCCCAACACCGAATCCAGCAGGCTGCCCAACATTCCACCCAGGCTAACCGCCAGGATCGTTAACCATGCCTCGCTAACGAAGAATGCTGCCACCCCGCCAATCAGCATGGCGCCCAGGAGCGAGGCGAATAACCCCAACCAGGTCACCCCACCGGATGCGCCGCGCGGCACCCGCCTGCCATTGATCAGCAGGCGCGGTGGCTGGGTAGAGAGGACACCCAACTCGGTCGCCCAGGTGTCGGCATTGGCAGCCGCCAGACTACCACAAAAAGCCAGAAACGGGAACGGCGAATGGGGAAACACCATCCCGGTCAGGATACAGAGCGTACCGAAACCGCCATTGGCAAGCACCTGCCAGACATCGCGTTGCGAACCTTTCAGGACAACCCGGTTCAAGTCCTGCTTGCGCAGCGCAAATGCCCGCGAGAGCAGGCTGGAAGTGACGAAAAAGGTCAACAAAACCGCGGCTGCCCCCCAACCGCCCACGCCATAGACAATCCCTCCCATCAGAAAGGCGGACACCGCGCCACTTGCTGAGAGGGCTCTTAACCGCCAGCCTGCCCCAGCAACCAGGAAACTGAGCGCAAAAGCCAGTCCAAGCCTGGCAAGAGAAAACTCACTCCACATAGGTCATGAAGGAGATCGCAAAGTAAAAGAAAACGGTGGTGAGCAAACTGCACCCCCACAGGAGATAGGCATAGAACTTACCGGTCGAGGAAGGCGAAGGAGGCGGCTGAAGGTTCGCCGTTGGAAGCGGTGGCAGGCTGCGCCGATAAAAATAGAGCCCGCCCAAAGCGTCAACCAGATAAAAAAAACTGTTTGCCAGAGGTAACAGCAACAACAAAGCCGGCGGGGCAGGCTCTTCAGCCGCATAGCCGAGATAAACTTCGTCGAGATTTGGGATCATCAGGCTGACCCAGGTCAGTAATGCCAGGCTACCGATCAGTCCGAGGCTGAGCAGCAGGCGCGCAGCGCGGTTGCGCCAGACCTCGCCAAAGATGAAAGCTGGATTTTGGGAACGCCTCTGCCAGGGGGAGATCGAACCCAACTCCAGCAAGCGCTGGCTCAGGTATAAAAAATCATCCATTTTCTGCGGTGAAAGGATGAACACCCGCTCATCGGTGGCTACCAGCACCATCTTAGAGAAATCGGAAGCCAGATACTCCAACCTGGTGCCATCCGCTAACAGACGTGTCCCCAAAATGGCGCCGGGCAACGCTCCCAGCGGCAAGGGGAGACGCCGCCCCAACTGGCGGCGAACATCGGCCTCAGAGCGCACCCAGCGCACACTGCTCATGGGAATATCTTCCACCCGCAAACCCCACCGGATGCGGATGCCATTGCGTTCAAGCAGGTACACCGCGCTGCGCAGGGCAAACCAGCGATAGACCGCCCCTGGCACAAAGGCGGCCGCAATCAAGGCCGCGATGAGATAGAAGATGAATTCTAACCCGATTGGCGTGCGAAACATCCAGAAAAAGCTCAGCCCACTGGCTGAGCCAAAGATGATGGCCAGCGCAGCCTGAAAGAGCATCCCCTGGCGCCGCGGCGGAACAAAGGCAACTTTCTCGTCCACAGCGCGTATCTTATCACAAAAAGCCCTCTCCTTGCGCAGGGCGAGCTGAATATCGCCCTACATGTTGCAATCTGCATCTTGCCTTATGTAAGGCGATATTCATATCGTTATATATCAGATAACAAAAGCCTTTTTTCGAGATCTATCCAGCAAGGCACGACGCGAATATATTCAGAGTCTTGTCGGCGAGCTGAAGCCCTGCGTCAATCCATGAAAGCCCTGCAGGCTGGCACACAGACTGGAATTGACTCAAAGATTTCAGTTTACCTGAGCAAGATTGCAGGCGAATCAACAATACAACTGCCGAGCACCGTCGGATAATTCATCTTTCTGCGAAGGCTCTCTCCAGCCACCCGCACCGTTGATGCAGTTCACTTTTGATACGATATTGAATTACCGGGTCGTGGTTTTAAACAAAACTCCCTCTTTTCAATTTTAGAAAAGAGGGAGTTCGTGAACCCGTAACATTAGAAGTCTGTCAACAAGCTACTTCAATTCGTACACCACACTCACATCCACCTGCAAGACCGTCTGACCGGGAGCGATTGGCACCGCTGCCTGCATCGCCGCCCCACCGCCGCCACGCCCATCATAGATCGGATAAGGAGTGGAAGTAAAGGTGGAAATGCTCATAATCTCACCGAGAGTCAGGCCGGCTGCTTTGGCAAGTTCTTCAGCCTGCTTTTGAGCGTCTGCAACGGCTGCCGCGCGGGCCTCTGCCAGGGCAGCGGTTTTGTCTTCCACATCGAAGCTGATGCCGCTAATGGTGTTCGCCCCGGCGTTGACCACCGCATCCAGCAAATCGCCGATCTTGGTCAAATCGCGCAGCGCTACATAAACGGTGTTATCTACCACATAGAGAACGCCGGTCACTTTGCCCTGCGAATCGAATTGCTGTTGAGGATAGATGCTGAAATTGGTGGTCTGGATGTCCTTGGCAGCAATGTTGAACTTTTTCAGGGCTTCGGTGACTTTCTGGGAACGGCTGGTGTTCTCCGCTACCGCTTTACTCGCTTCGGGGTTCTCGGTATGAACACCAATGTAGATATAGGCAATATCGGGCACCAGATACGATTTGCCGCTGCCGGTCACCGAGAGGGTGCGCGGCTGGGTGCTTGCAGCAGGTGGCGGGGTTTGGGCATAGGCCTGACCGCCAGCGCAGGCTGAGAGCAACCAGGCAGCGCTCAGCACAACAAGCAAAGTTAAAATGGACAACTTACGCATACAACATCTCCTTAAATCAAAGTTGATTTTGAAACACATCTCTAAGACGGGCAAAGCCGATGATTTGTTCCCGGAGATTGTACCCATCAGCAGGCAGGTTTAACCCTCTTTTTGCGGGTACCTGTCTGCAAAGTGCCGCAAGGCTTGCCTGGTCTGGCGGGTGGACTGATTGTCCGCCGCACCTGGTCGTT from Anaerolineae bacterium includes the following:
- a CDS encoding Argininosuccinate lyase — its product is MTLWGGRFRDSLQKSAWQLNASIGFDQRLAEQDVRGSQAWANALCRGGLLTPEENAQIQAGLQTILAEFRQGTFQFQPRDEDIHTAVERRLAELIGETAGKLHTARSRNDQVATDFRLWVLAAIANLDASLRDFQSVLVQQAEQAGSLILPGYTHLQRAQPILLSHWWLAHFWPLQRDRERLLDLRKRTAILPLGSGALAGAPFPLDRQALATELGFEAPCANSLDGVSDRDFAAEFLFCASLIGVHLSRLCESMVIFTTAEFGFFTLADAYSTGSSLMPQKKNPDLFELGRAKAAKLVGLLSGLLTTLKGLPSTYDKDLQEDKPPVFSAYDTLMELLPALGGALATLQVNPHRLAAALDPALFATDLADYLVEKGVPFRLAHELVGKVVRLAEEQGVSIDRLPLEVYTSVSPLFEADLYAVFDPLRSVSRRCATGGTAPEAVQRQLALAKALLE
- a CDS encoding Argininosuccinate synthase, which gives rise to MIKSTVEKVVLAYSGGLDTSVIVPWLKENYGCEVVCFTADVGQGEELEGLEAKALASGASQLIVRDLREEFARDYLFRLLRAGAIYERKYLLGTSIARPLIAKHQVEVAHQVGADAVAHGATGKGNDQVRFELTYMALDPRLKVIAPWREWDIRSREDAIAYAQKHNVPIKASLKSIFSRDGNLWHLSHEGGPLEDPWNEPEEEMFQLSVSPQQAPDQPETIEIGFESGTPVSLNGEKLSPATLIERLNRLGGKHGIGRADLVENRLVGMKSRGVYETPGGTILLAAHRELESLTLDKETLHFKDLVALKYAELVYNGQWFSPLREALDAFVDNTQGPVTGEVRLKLYKGNILVAGRKSPFSLYREDFATFGQEDVYNQTDAQGFIRLFGLPLKVRALNGLPVSGLDMPQPDYSRFKRD